A genome region from Glycine max cultivar Williams 82 chromosome 5, Glycine_max_v4.0, whole genome shotgun sequence includes the following:
- the LOC100816805 gene encoding ABSCISIC ACID-INSENSITIVE 5-like protein 2: MGSQGGAVQEPKTTTTTTTPFVRQGPLYNLTLDEVHNQLGNLGKPLGSMNLDELLKSVWSAEASGGEASGLDFGVGGGDANMQHGEAAAFGSSLNPHVSLTLSRDLSRKTVHEVWRDMQLKKVTNRDKKIQERQATLGEMTLEDFLVKAGVIAEALPTTKDRAMSGVDSNGASSQHGHWLQYQQLPSSVQQPNVMGGYVAGHAIQQPFQVGVNLVLDAAYSETPASLKGALSDTQTLGRKRGVSGIVVEKTVERRQKRMIKNRESAARSRARRQAYTQELEIKVSRLEEENERLRRLNEMERALPSVPPPEPKPKHQLRRTSSAIF; encoded by the exons ATGGGATCTCAAGGTGGGGCAGTGCAAGAGCCAAAGACTACTACTACTACCACTACCCCTTTTGTTAGGCAAGGGCCCTTGTATAATCTGACCCTTGATGAGGTGCATAACCAGCTTGGGAATTTGGGGAAGCCACTTGGCAGCATGAATCTTGATGAGTTGCTGAAGAGTGTGTGGAGTGCTGAAGCTAGTGGTGGTGAGGCCTCTGGCTTGGACTttggtgttggtggtggtgatgcTAACATGCAGCATGGTGAGGCTGCTGCTTTCGGCTCCTCTCTGAATCCTCATGTGAGCCTAACTTTGTCTAGGGATCTTAGCAGGAAAACTGTTCATGAGGTTTGGAGAGATAtgcaactgaagaaggtcactAATAGGGATAAGAAAATCCAGGAAAGGCAAGCTACACTGGGTGAGATGACTCTGGAGGACTTCTTGGTGAAGGCTGGAGTGATTGCTGAAGCTTTGCCTACCACCAAGGACAGGGCCATGTCAGGGGTTGATTCAAATGGGGCTTCCTCACAACATGGTCATTGGTTGCAATACCAGCAGCTCCCTTCTTCGGTGCAGCAGCCGAATGTGATGGGGGGTTATGTGGCAGGCCATGCCATTCAGCAGCCTTTCCAGGTTGGAGTGAATCTGGTTTTGGATGCAGCATACTCTGAGACACCGGCTTCTTTAAAGGGTGCGTTGTCTGATACACAAACTCTGGGTCGAAAAAGGGGTGTCTCTGGTATTGTGGTGGAGAAAACTGTGGAGAGGAGGCAGAAGAGGATGATTAAAAATAGGGAATCTGCTGCTCGGTCACGGGCAAGAAGACAG GCATACACACAAGAACTGGAGATTAAAGTTTCACGATTAGAAGAGGAGAATGAAAGGCTTAGAAGACTGAAT